A part of Verrucomicrobiaceae bacterium genomic DNA contains:
- a CDS encoding family 16 glycosylhydrolase, with protein sequence MSQLSGQTSQNVRPLTAAAGENWVIRWNRSDDFNAREVDWRKWQKSPEQFSGWRWDNERNVTAQDGLLKITLRNDSPAMKGKNEKDREGRAYTSGMLKSYAKGTNGYYEARIKGAPMFPGASPAFWLYSTIDDTITPAGEARYSEIDIVEMTQRQSQKEGNERITDHNLHAILSNGKPGVPGREWHRPNDERFREAQANEYRTAFDPRTDFHTYGCRVEKDMIIWYVDGVEVGRKPNKFWHRPMSVALSLGLRAPYFKWKDNKLVLDGEVGAGEFPTEMLVDYVRVWELDGKSE encoded by the coding sequence ATGTCCCAACTATCGGGACAAACCTCGCAAAATGTCAGGCCCCTCACGGCAGCAGCGGGCGAGAACTGGGTGATCCGGTGGAATCGCTCAGATGACTTCAATGCCAGAGAGGTCGATTGGCGGAAATGGCAGAAGAGCCCCGAGCAGTTCAGTGGCTGGAGATGGGACAATGAGCGAAACGTCACGGCCCAAGATGGGCTGCTGAAGATCACACTCCGCAACGACTCCCCGGCGATGAAAGGAAAGAACGAGAAGGACAGGGAGGGCAGAGCCTACACCTCTGGGATGCTGAAGTCGTATGCGAAGGGAACCAATGGCTACTACGAGGCCCGAATCAAGGGGGCTCCGATGTTTCCAGGAGCAAGCCCCGCCTTCTGGCTTTACAGCACGATCGACGACACAATCACTCCGGCTGGAGAGGCGCGATACAGTGAAATTGACATCGTTGAAATGACGCAGAGGCAATCGCAGAAGGAAGGGAATGAACGAATCACCGACCATAACCTCCACGCCATCTTATCAAACGGAAAGCCGGGGGTGCCGGGACGCGAGTGGCATCGGCCAAACGATGAACGTTTCCGCGAGGCTCAAGCAAACGAATACCGCACGGCGTTCGACCCGAGGACGGATTTTCACACCTACGGATGTCGGGTCGAAAAAGACATGATCATTTGGTATGTCGATGGCGTGGAAGTGGGACGGAAGCCCAATAAATTCTGGCATCGACCCATGTCTGTTGCGCTTTCGCTTGGACTGCGCGCACCCTATTTCAAGTGGAAAGACAACAAACTGGTTTTGGATGGGGAGGTTGGTGCTGGCGAATTCCCAACTGAGATGCTCGTGGATTATGTGAGAGTTTGGGAACTCGATGGCAAGTCGGAATAG
- a CDS encoding metallophosphoesterase: protein MFTTTNAINTTGASGFIEFYVQTRDLFATNNCGWTMQVSSDNGATWNTRLSEDWNAETVSLSNVVINAAGAVAGSTTVTCTSTAGLTTSRSVLAAPVNVTIGITSGSSTATCTNTTGLVEGMFITATGIPNNTRVGPITANTSFTLVTGTTATLVNATATNAAANAAANYFAGNATVSSITNGTTFVLNTAAYANTSAAPIGTAFATTVNHGYQLFHYDLAGAELGTQTKIRFQATGYAATAPTRTPRISIDDIVIATTAPPPTITLAMFDDGLHGDGAANDGVWGAAIPAQNGGTTINFKVVATDNTNASSTSPGSGNYLYTVNNLLTDATIVGAEFLTLPKSDGVTLNLIASVNQQVFVEYGTAPGQYTASTTPATFNIDNAKPEFKNPIRIPITGLQPDTEYYYRVRHRNVGAPFYSARGERSFHTARPRGTTFSFTVTADPHIDVNTDMQLFWRAMQNISLDQPDIHLDVGDIFMTDKLADGLLGVPPKWGGGVTINQTSINNRAIIFRNAFERACHSIPFFFGLGNHEAEYGYLFTAAADKQNNIPAWDLKARKAFYPAPTPDTFYTGNPTPKDYTGGTLGLLEDYYAFEWGEALFIMLDPFWNTNTNPNSSNDAWNWSLGKAQYDWLRDTLKNSSARYKFVFMHHIVGGSTQAIINNVPTPQFAARGGIEVSDKYEWGGKNIDGSPGFATKRPGWDMPIHDLLVMNKVNVVFHGHDHLYGYQTRDGVVYLECPQPGTPNYTSLGSAVDGQYVNLGANSTSYLLPNSGHIRVTVGPDQAVADYVRSYRTATDPMPPDASSVFNDETPTRINRSISHSFVLAPKVSPPIEVANVAPGQVGLRWNAIPNKPYQIQWSTDLITWTTIETLTFTNTNTNATYTDNLPARVNGQRAFYRVMWNP, encoded by the coding sequence ATGTTCACCACAACGAACGCGATCAACACCACCGGCGCGAGCGGCTTCATCGAGTTCTATGTGCAGACACGCGATCTCTTTGCCACGAACAATTGCGGCTGGACGATGCAAGTCTCCTCCGACAACGGTGCGACCTGGAACACGCGACTGAGCGAGGATTGGAACGCTGAAACGGTCTCGCTGAGCAATGTGGTCATCAATGCGGCCGGTGCGGTCGCTGGCAGCACGACGGTGACCTGCACCAGCACCGCCGGGCTCACGACAAGCCGCAGCGTGCTCGCCGCGCCGGTGAATGTGACCATCGGCATCACGAGCGGCAGTTCCACCGCGACCTGCACGAACACCACGGGCCTCGTCGAAGGCATGTTCATCACCGCCACGGGCATCCCGAACAACACGCGCGTCGGCCCCATCACGGCGAACACGTCCTTCACCCTCGTCACCGGCACGACGGCCACTTTGGTGAACGCCACCGCGACCAATGCTGCCGCCAACGCCGCTGCGAACTACTTCGCTGGCAACGCGACCGTGAGCAGCATCACGAACGGCACGACCTTCGTGCTGAACACCGCCGCCTATGCGAACACGAGCGCCGCCCCCATCGGCACCGCTTTCGCCACGACGGTGAACCACGGTTACCAGCTCTTCCATTATGACCTCGCGGGTGCAGAACTCGGCACGCAGACGAAGATCCGCTTCCAGGCCACCGGCTATGCCGCCACGGCTCCGACTCGCACACCGCGCATCAGCATTGACGACATCGTCATCGCCACCACCGCACCGCCTCCGACCATCACGCTGGCGATGTTTGACGACGGCCTACACGGCGATGGCGCGGCCAATGACGGCGTCTGGGGCGCGGCGATCCCCGCGCAGAACGGCGGCACGACCATCAACTTCAAAGTCGTCGCCACCGACAACACGAACGCCAGCTCCACCAGCCCCGGCAGCGGCAACTACCTCTACACGGTGAACAACCTGCTCACCGATGCCACCATCGTCGGCGCGGAGTTCCTCACGCTGCCGAAGTCAGACGGCGTGACCTTGAACCTCATCGCATCGGTCAATCAGCAGGTCTTTGTCGAATACGGCACCGCTCCCGGCCAATACACAGCGAGCACCACGCCCGCGACGTTCAACATCGACAACGCCAAGCCAGAGTTCAAAAACCCGATCCGCATCCCGATCACCGGTTTGCAGCCCGACACTGAGTATTACTACCGTGTGCGCCATCGCAATGTCGGCGCTCCCTTCTACAGCGCCCGCGGCGAGCGCAGCTTCCACACCGCTCGGCCTCGCGGCACGACCTTCAGCTTCACCGTCACCGCCGACCCGCATATCGACGTGAACACCGACATGCAACTCTTCTGGCGTGCGATGCAGAACATCAGCCTCGACCAGCCCGACATCCATCTCGACGTGGGCGACATCTTCATGACCGACAAGCTCGCCGACGGCCTGCTCGGCGTGCCGCCGAAGTGGGGCGGCGGCGTCACGATCAATCAGACGAGCATCAACAACCGCGCCATCATCTTCCGCAATGCCTTTGAGCGTGCCTGCCACAGCATCCCGTTCTTCTTCGGCCTCGGCAATCACGAGGCGGAATACGGTTACCTCTTCACCGCCGCCGCTGACAAGCAGAACAACATCCCCGCCTGGGACCTGAAGGCCCGCAAAGCCTTCTACCCCGCGCCGACGCCTGACACCTTCTACACCGGCAATCCAACCCCGAAGGACTACACCGGCGGCACCCTCGGCTTGTTGGAAGACTACTACGCCTTCGAGTGGGGCGAGGCCCTCTTCATCATGCTCGATCCCTTCTGGAACACCAACACGAACCCCAACTCCTCCAACGACGCGTGGAACTGGAGCCTCGGAAAAGCGCAGTATGACTGGCTGCGTGACACGCTGAAAAACAGCAGCGCGAGATACAAGTTCGTCTTCATGCACCACATCGTCGGCGGCAGCACGCAGGCCATCATCAACAACGTGCCCACGCCGCAGTTCGCCGCACGTGGCGGCATCGAAGTGAGCGACAAATACGAGTGGGGCGGCAAGAACATCGACGGCAGCCCCGGCTTTGCCACCAAGCGCCCCGGCTGGGACATGCCCATCCACGATTTGCTCGTGATGAACAAGGTGAACGTCGTCTTCCACGGCCACGACCACCTCTACGGTTACCAGACCCGCGACGGCGTCGTCTATCTCGAATGCCCGCAGCCCGGCACGCCGAACTACACCAGCCTCGGCAGCGCCGTGGACGGTCAATACGTCAATCTCGGAGCCAACAGCACCAGCTACCTCCTGCCGAACAGCGGCCACATCCGCGTCACCGTCGGCCCCGATCAAGCCGTCGCCGACTACGTCCGCAGCTACCGCACCGCCACCGACCCCATGCCGCCCGATGCCAGCAGCGTCTTCAACGACGAAACGCCCACTCGCATCAACCGCAGCATCTCCCACAGCTTCGTCCTCGCGCCAAAGGTCAGCCCCCCCATCGAAGTCGCCAACGTCGCCCCCGGCCAAGTCGGCCTCCGCTGGAACGCCATCCCCAACAAACCCTACCAAATCCAATGGAGCACCGATTTGATCACCTGGACCACCATCGAGACCCTCACCTTCACCAACACGAACACCAACGCCACCTACACCGACAACCTCCCTGCGCGTGTGAATGGTCAAAGAGCGTTTTATCGGGTGATGTGGAATCCGTGA
- a CDS encoding exo-alpha-sialidase — MTFTPSFIFALLLVPFAALHADPVSVTDRSIVFKHTHTDAKAADNTSGYNLGPSVAVLPDGRVMSVWFSAPSEGAASQRIMQAFSSDQGRTWGAASVLQDSEGRPDFDPVLLVAGKETFLFFSSFDPQLDIYVRRSHDSGVSWSEPHKLNQPNHTTRSNGIQLTTGELLVPLHLRGTKAGGVMKSSDGGTTWKRFGQVANPEGQGGEPTIAEMPSGAVHMLLRTKDGQLWRSISRDKGETWSDAEKTGLTATSSASHLLCTRSGTLIVTHNPGPVPLRFPLHLRLSRDEGLTWSEPILLADRPTKTPGWSICYPTLTELPDGTVLAIWAQIKSSTGEVYGDIHTARIVLKK; from the coding sequence ATGACCTTCACGCCCTCGTTCATCTTCGCGCTGCTTCTGGTTCCATTCGCAGCGCTCCATGCCGACCCGGTCAGCGTCACCGACCGCAGCATCGTCTTCAAACACACGCACACCGATGCCAAGGCAGCGGACAACACTTCGGGCTACAATCTCGGGCCGAGTGTCGCGGTGCTGCCGGATGGGCGGGTGATGTCGGTTTGGTTCTCCGCACCGAGCGAGGGGGCCGCGTCGCAGCGGATCATGCAGGCGTTTTCATCGGATCAAGGCCGCACCTGGGGCGCGGCGAGCGTGTTGCAGGACTCTGAGGGCCGGCCTGACTTCGATCCGGTGTTGCTGGTGGCGGGCAAGGAGACGTTTTTGTTCTTCTCGTCGTTCGATCCGCAGCTCGACATCTATGTGCGCCGCAGTCATGACTCGGGCGTGAGCTGGTCAGAGCCGCATAAGCTGAATCAACCGAATCACACCACGCGATCGAACGGCATCCAGCTCACCACCGGCGAGTTGCTCGTTCCGCTGCATCTGCGCGGCACCAAGGCCGGCGGCGTGATGAAATCGAGCGATGGTGGCACCACCTGGAAACGCTTTGGCCAGGTCGCAAATCCCGAAGGTCAAGGCGGCGAGCCCACTATCGCCGAGATGCCATCGGGAGCCGTTCACATGCTTTTGCGCACCAAAGACGGCCAGCTCTGGCGCTCAATCAGCCGCGACAAAGGCGAGACGTGGAGCGACGCGGAGAAGACCGGCCTCACCGCCACCTCCAGCGCCTCTCATCTGCTCTGCACACGCTCCGGCACGCTCATCGTCACGCACAACCCCGGCCCCGTGCCCCTGCGCTTCCCCCTGCACCTGCGCCTGTCACGAGATGAAGGCCTCACATGGAGCGAACCCATCCTGCTGGCCGACCGCCCCACCAAGACACCCGGCTGGTCGATCTGCTACCCCACCCTCACCGAACTGCCCGATGGCACCGTCCTCGCCATCTGGGCACAGATCAAAAGTTCGACTGGTGAGGTTTACGGGGACATCCACACGGCACGGATCGTTTTGAAGAAGTAA
- a CDS encoding ATP-binding protein, with protein sequence MKQSKPISKKNQLIPFQDPSFGYGDFEGFFADYLNLHPVIKISRDGAELTGRITNAWRYETSGDAQNGIDIRAEVQVQQSDGSTREETWGFQCKHRVKWSASQTKAAIALAKKKFPADFHFLLVTCDLSSKTVNEGRSHSGWQLWSRGEITARVRVLTNRDEAARLINTYFGAHWAEEILGITGSGPLQACGAFFARQMDQECLFHHRAKVEGRQEELKQIHAFLADVGKQLLILPGPGGSGKSRLLKAFSQSLSPAHRAKWTIRFFDDIGVQLTELDLQALESTPVVIVDDAHRRELEPLLRLALRSKTTKVILVTRPQGRTLIQGAATAANVGAPLIEEMPTLKRLTQKQITSIAESLLGDQFRALAPEVVTQAHGCLLIVVVACELIRQRRLTETHLASNKDFEREVFVRLIDENIARLRLITARERIDRMLDHLSLAGPIPRDGPWFNLLVQDIGNDVKPSEVRSWMEGLKLTGLLTENREGYRVTPDLLADHLLYRRTFDPSHRDQGYAADYLASVPEQLQNEAMIRCLPNLAEAEWRARCESEGQQQSVVEPLLASWIDQFRSASFHRRRELLGHWSRFGVYLPEQTLRIAQLALNLTRSDAPSEDGFFGPTHDAHDDVIDAVTPLLKDVALHHPDHMHECFDLLWAIGCDQPKRWMHSNQYHPLNAITEVSGLEFRKSLIVNDRALAWIEMQFTKPEVIERLKTPVWWFKALLASFLKHSIEVNQYDSDSGVFTIEQIPVDAAKVLNLRDRVFTLASRLAELGDEGVAMNALSILGEGVRMVDEPGLKENRKLQQNWLPQRRDALGRIASIAQRYQSGSMHWAIWHELWWHICYEPGYLLRSEVWQLFDLLTDTFELRLVRATCSSGDSEITPNLKRDAILNREEHSWEQSRELWGQVCARVAIELAQRHVDARCLHDFLADFIQRAAVLGFSPTLSTVLLPLAKHAPALAEALANEIIASTQHETQHAFGDLVDGLSPTDKPLRLDLVRAAIHSSKPTLQEEASRVLFWWRRQSRLPDDGRQILLELVRTASQQIVRTALSQASLMPDAADSFAKDLLESVLANPTTDDITEPLLAALDRAERKGDTQLPGSLVTIALARLVKVPRIHGAMERYHLNHLIQTHPCEVFEFYRQRIEFSRGLARQDPMDRSTYDALPSYGDNVSLACFAKHPSFELRFCELRDEMIQLVRTKAESGDNRRIFEYGGHHWKLRQLARWMLEDSGGKYADLISSWLPEIKSLHDLWLFLDAAIGNSPTFVLGHPSLLERLLTHLDQALPEHKEKATKHLMSGISHKVGSTSGLRWRRNRQESEEDTKRPIMPSVEKLIKDHANQPTLSAFYRELLSECESMHDLHRRADRQIPDDDDL encoded by the coding sequence ATGAAGCAATCGAAGCCTATTTCGAAAAAGAATCAGCTTATCCCCTTCCAGGACCCCAGTTTCGGTTATGGGGACTTCGAAGGCTTTTTTGCTGATTATCTTAATTTGCATCCGGTCATCAAAATCAGCCGGGATGGGGCCGAACTGACAGGCAGGATCACGAATGCCTGGCGATACGAAACCTCTGGTGATGCACAGAACGGCATCGACATCCGAGCCGAGGTGCAAGTGCAGCAATCCGATGGCAGCACTCGTGAAGAAACGTGGGGCTTCCAGTGCAAACACCGCGTCAAATGGTCGGCCTCGCAGACGAAGGCTGCCATTGCCTTAGCAAAGAAGAAGTTCCCCGCAGACTTCCACTTTCTACTGGTGACCTGCGACCTGAGCAGCAAGACCGTGAACGAGGGCCGGTCACACTCAGGCTGGCAGCTTTGGAGCCGGGGCGAGATCACCGCTCGTGTGCGGGTGCTGACGAATCGCGATGAGGCAGCTCGACTGATAAACACCTACTTTGGGGCGCATTGGGCGGAGGAAATTTTGGGAATCACTGGCAGTGGCCCACTCCAGGCCTGCGGTGCCTTTTTCGCGCGACAGATGGACCAGGAGTGCCTCTTCCACCACAGAGCCAAGGTAGAAGGTAGGCAGGAGGAACTGAAGCAGATACACGCATTCCTGGCGGATGTGGGTAAACAACTGCTCATCTTGCCGGGACCGGGCGGCAGCGGGAAAAGTAGGCTTCTCAAGGCGTTCAGCCAGTCGCTCTCGCCCGCACACCGAGCGAAGTGGACCATTCGATTCTTCGATGACATCGGTGTGCAGCTTACTGAGCTTGATCTTCAGGCCCTTGAATCCACTCCGGTCGTCATCGTGGACGACGCCCACCGGCGGGAGTTGGAGCCACTGCTTCGTCTCGCGCTCCGTTCGAAGACGACAAAGGTGATACTCGTCACGCGTCCGCAAGGCAGGACCCTCATTCAAGGAGCTGCCACAGCAGCGAACGTGGGTGCCCCACTTATTGAGGAGATGCCCACACTGAAGCGATTGACTCAAAAGCAGATCACGAGCATCGCCGAGTCACTGCTTGGAGACCAGTTTCGCGCACTGGCACCAGAAGTAGTGACACAGGCTCATGGCTGCCTGCTAATCGTCGTCGTCGCTTGTGAGTTGATCCGCCAGAGGCGACTCACGGAAACACACCTAGCCTCGAACAAAGACTTCGAGCGGGAAGTTTTTGTGCGGTTGATTGATGAGAACATTGCCCGCCTCAGGCTCATCACTGCCCGCGAACGTATCGACAGGATGCTCGACCATCTCTCGTTGGCTGGCCCCATTCCGCGCGATGGCCCCTGGTTTAACCTCTTGGTTCAGGACATCGGGAACGACGTGAAACCCTCCGAAGTTCGCTCCTGGATGGAAGGACTGAAGCTCACCGGATTGCTCACGGAGAATCGAGAGGGCTATCGCGTGACACCTGATCTTCTCGCTGATCACTTGCTGTATCGCCGAACCTTCGATCCATCGCATCGCGATCAAGGATATGCGGCGGACTACCTCGCTAGCGTGCCCGAACAGCTTCAAAACGAAGCCATGATCCGCTGTTTGCCAAATCTGGCGGAAGCGGAGTGGCGCGCGCGATGCGAGTCAGAAGGACAGCAGCAGTCGGTGGTCGAACCGCTACTGGCCTCATGGATTGACCAGTTCCGCAGTGCTAGTTTTCATCGTCGCCGTGAGTTGCTTGGTCACTGGTCACGCTTCGGCGTGTATCTGCCGGAGCAGACTCTCCGAATCGCACAGTTGGCACTCAACCTCACTCGCAGCGACGCGCCGAGTGAAGACGGTTTCTTTGGTCCCACGCACGATGCTCACGATGACGTCATCGATGCGGTCACCCCGCTATTGAAGGACGTCGCCCTTCATCACCCAGATCACATGCACGAGTGTTTTGACCTGCTCTGGGCCATCGGCTGCGATCAGCCGAAACGCTGGATGCACAGTAACCAATACCACCCGCTCAATGCCATCACCGAAGTCTCGGGGCTGGAGTTTCGGAAGTCGCTTATCGTCAACGACCGAGCGCTCGCATGGATCGAAATGCAATTCACCAAGCCGGAGGTCATTGAGCGCCTTAAGACACCTGTCTGGTGGTTTAAAGCACTGTTAGCATCTTTTCTCAAACACAGCATCGAAGTCAATCAGTATGACTCCGACTCTGGAGTGTTCACCATTGAGCAAATCCCGGTTGATGCGGCCAAGGTGCTAAATCTTCGAGACCGCGTGTTCACGCTTGCCTCGAGATTGGCAGAGCTAGGTGACGAGGGAGTCGCCATGAATGCACTCAGTATTCTCGGTGAGGGTGTCCGAATGGTTGACGAGCCTGGGCTGAAGGAGAATCGCAAACTCCAGCAGAATTGGCTGCCTCAGCGTCGTGATGCTCTGGGGCGAATTGCCTCCATTGCCCAGCGTTATCAGTCTGGATCAATGCACTGGGCCATTTGGCATGAGCTGTGGTGGCACATCTGCTACGAGCCCGGCTACCTGCTGCGGTCTGAGGTCTGGCAGTTGTTTGATCTGCTTACCGACACTTTCGAGCTTCGTCTCGTGAGAGCCACCTGCTCATCAGGTGATTCCGAGATCACTCCTAACCTCAAACGCGATGCGATCCTGAACCGGGAAGAGCACTCGTGGGAGCAAAGCCGCGAGCTATGGGGCCAAGTTTGCGCCCGTGTGGCAATCGAACTGGCCCAACGTCATGTGGACGCCCGGTGTCTCCACGATTTCCTCGCAGATTTCATCCAGCGGGCCGCGGTCCTGGGGTTCAGTCCCACTCTGAGCACTGTTCTTCTTCCGCTCGCAAAACACGCTCCGGCTCTCGCGGAGGCCCTAGCAAATGAAATCATTGCCTCTACACAGCACGAGACTCAGCACGCCTTTGGGGATCTCGTGGATGGCCTCAGTCCGACCGATAAGCCTTTGCGCCTTGATCTCGTAAGAGCTGCCATTCACTCCTCGAAACCTACGCTTCAGGAAGAAGCATCACGAGTGCTATTCTGGTGGCGTAGACAATCTCGCCTACCCGACGATGGTCGGCAAATATTGCTCGAACTCGTGCGCACAGCCTCGCAACAAATTGTCCGCACCGCGCTGAGTCAGGCATCCCTCATGCCGGATGCGGCGGACTCCTTTGCCAAAGATCTTCTGGAAAGTGTGCTGGCGAATCCTACGACGGATGACATCACGGAGCCGCTGCTGGCTGCTCTGGACCGTGCCGAGAGGAAAGGCGATACCCAGCTTCCCGGTTCACTTGTCACAATTGCTCTGGCCAGACTCGTTAAGGTGCCCAGGATTCATGGAGCGATGGAGCGGTATCACTTAAATCATCTCATCCAAACTCATCCCTGTGAGGTATTCGAGTTCTACCGGCAGCGAATCGAGTTCAGTCGCGGTCTTGCACGCCAAGACCCCATGGACAGGTCCACTTATGACGCGCTGCCCAGCTACGGAGATAATGTCTCACTGGCTTGTTTTGCCAAGCATCCATCCTTTGAACTCAGGTTTTGCGAACTGAGGGATGAAATGATCCAACTCGTGCGCACAAAGGCCGAATCCGGTGACAATCGCCGCATTTTCGAATACGGCGGTCACCATTGGAAGCTCCGTCAACTCGCTCGATGGATGTTGGAGGACTCGGGCGGAAAATATGCCGATCTAATCAGCTCTTGGCTGCCAGAGATCAAGTCGTTGCACGACCTCTGGCTCTTCCTCGATGCCGCTATCGGTAACTCACCAACCTTCGTGCTTGGCCACCCGTCCCTGTTGGAACGCTTGCTGACGCATCTCGACCAAGCCCTTCCTGAACACAAAGAGAAGGCAACGAAGCATTTGATGTCTGGCATCAGCCACAAAGTCGGCTCCACAAGCGGACTTCGATGGCGCAGAAATCGTCAAGAGAGCGAGGAAGACACTAAACGACCGATTATGCCGAGCGTTGAAAAGCTCATCAAAGATCACGCCAATCAGCCGACGCTGTCCGCGTTCTATCGTGAACTACTCTCCGAGTGTGAATCAATGCACGACCTCCACCGCCGCGCCGACCGTCAGATACCCGATGACGATGATCTTTGA
- a CDS encoding exo-alpha-sialidase, giving the protein MHLTRRHFLQTASLALASAHTHVFAAEDPLIESIEKVVLKTPTLPKGTWFHPRACMVGKKAFMTTQPIMGSDHFGHVHWTTSDDLGQTWTDFTPAPPLGWEKLPDGLNEAVCDITPEFHPQTGSVLALGHNVFYRDRGFFRDQPPRWPIYAVWKDGAWGPRRKLVWDDPRATEIYSNNCGQRHVLPDGDVLMSFTFGVKGKPRSVCGVRCSFDGNELLIKKTGNALTNSVGRGLLEPSLTRFDGRFYLTIRAEDRKGYVAVSDDGLHYEPQQPWTWDDGTPLMTNSTQQHWLTHSDGLFLVYTRRDPTNEKVIRWRAPLWVAQVDPKTLRLIRATERVVLPLIGDGVNAADLVAFNGNFGVCNASPGESWITDGSWCPKTNTGELNLARVKWRKPNGLVGT; this is encoded by the coding sequence ATGCACCTCACCCGCCGCCATTTTCTCCAAACCGCCAGCCTCGCGCTCGCGTCGGCTCACACACACGTTTTCGCCGCCGAAGACCCGCTCATCGAGTCCATCGAGAAAGTCGTGCTGAAGACACCCACACTGCCCAAGGGCACCTGGTTCCATCCGCGAGCCTGCATGGTCGGCAAGAAGGCCTTCATGACCACGCAGCCCATCATGGGCTCTGATCACTTCGGGCATGTGCACTGGACAACCTCCGATGACCTCGGCCAAACTTGGACCGACTTCACACCCGCGCCGCCGCTGGGTTGGGAAAAGCTGCCCGATGGCTTGAATGAGGCCGTTTGCGACATCACGCCCGAGTTTCATCCGCAGACCGGCAGCGTGCTCGCGCTCGGTCACAATGTCTTCTACCGCGACCGAGGCTTCTTCCGCGACCAACCGCCGCGCTGGCCGATCTACGCCGTGTGGAAAGACGGCGCGTGGGGTCCGCGGCGCAAGCTCGTGTGGGACGACCCGCGTGCCACCGAGATCTACTCGAACAACTGCGGCCAGCGCCACGTGCTGCCGGATGGCGATGTTCTCATGAGCTTCACCTTCGGCGTCAAAGGCAAGCCACGCTCCGTGTGCGGCGTGCGCTGCTCTTTTGATGGCAACGAGCTGCTCATCAAGAAAACCGGCAACGCGCTCACCAACAGCGTCGGCCGTGGACTGCTCGAGCCCTCGCTCACGCGGTTCGACGGCCGCTTTTACCTCACCATCCGCGCCGAGGATCGCAAAGGCTACGTCGCCGTGAGCGATGACGGCCTGCACTACGAACCGCAGCAGCCGTGGACCTGGGACGATGGCACGCCGCTCATGACGAACAGCACGCAGCAGCACTGGCTCACGCATTCCGACGGCCTCTTCCTCGTCTATACGCGACGCGATCCCACCAACGAAAAGGTCATCCGCTGGCGTGCGCCGCTCTGGGTGGCGCAGGTGGACCCGAAAACGCTCCGCCTCATCCGCGCCACCGAGCGCGTCGTGCTCCCGCTCATCGGCGATGGCGTGAACGCCGCCGATCTCGTCGCCTTCAACGGCAACTTCGGCGTCTGCAACGCCAGCCCCGGCGAATCCTGGATCACCGACGGCTCCTGGTGCCCCAAAACCAACACAGGCGAACTCAACCTCGCCCGCGTGAAGTGGCGGAAGCCGAATGGGTTGGTGGGGACGTGA